One Banduia mediterranea DNA segment encodes these proteins:
- the ppnN gene encoding nucleotide 5'-monophosphate nucleosidase PpnN, whose product MNYEVVDAKVSPEGRLRVLSKAEMAKLLDTSQSGLYPVFRNSALAVLNSGAYMDDGKELLERYPDFDIRIVEEERGIKLELKAAPAIAFVDGKMIRGIREHLFAVLRDILFVDVDIQKNPYFDLSTSEGLTDAVFHILRNADVLRARVEPRLVVCWGGHSISREEYDYTKSVGYQFGLRGLDICTGCGPGAMKGPMKGAAIAHAKQRVEGGRYIGISEPGIIAAESPNPIVNELVVCPDIEKRLESFVRIGHSIVVFPGGVGTAEEILYILGILLHPDNAEVPFPLIFTGPASAASYFVQIDDFIGRTLGIEARKRYRVLIDDPIAVARHVEQEIEGVRLFRNRTKDAYYFNWRLRIPTELQQPFKPTHEAMRDLDLHRDQAPHRLAANLRRAFSGVVAGNVKSDTIMAIQEHGPFEIHGDPEILQPLDTLLEAFVQQHRMKLPGKRYEPCYRVVV is encoded by the coding sequence GTCCCCGGAAGGACGTCTGCGTGTTCTGTCCAAGGCCGAAATGGCCAAGCTGCTCGATACCAGCCAGAGCGGTTTGTACCCGGTGTTCCGCAACAGCGCGCTGGCCGTGCTCAACAGCGGTGCCTACATGGACGACGGCAAGGAGTTGCTGGAGCGCTATCCGGATTTCGACATCCGCATCGTCGAGGAAGAGCGCGGCATCAAGCTGGAACTCAAGGCTGCGCCGGCCATCGCCTTCGTCGACGGCAAGATGATTCGCGGTATTCGCGAACATCTGTTCGCGGTGCTGCGCGACATCCTGTTTGTCGACGTCGACATCCAGAAGAATCCGTATTTCGATCTGAGCACTTCCGAAGGCCTCACCGACGCGGTGTTCCACATCCTGCGCAATGCCGACGTGCTGCGTGCGCGCGTCGAACCGCGCCTGGTGGTGTGCTGGGGCGGGCATTCGATCTCGCGCGAGGAATACGACTACACCAAGAGCGTGGGTTATCAGTTCGGACTGCGCGGGCTCGACATCTGCACCGGCTGCGGCCCCGGCGCCATGAAGGGGCCGATGAAGGGCGCGGCCATCGCGCACGCCAAGCAGCGTGTCGAAGGCGGACGCTACATCGGGATTTCCGAGCCGGGCATCATTGCCGCGGAGTCGCCCAACCCGATCGTCAACGAACTGGTGGTGTGCCCCGATATCGAGAAGCGCCTCGAGTCCTTCGTGCGGATCGGTCACAGCATCGTGGTGTTCCCGGGCGGTGTCGGCACCGCCGAGGAGATTCTCTACATCCTCGGCATCCTGCTGCATCCGGACAATGCCGAAGTCCCGTTTCCGCTGATTTTCACCGGTCCGGCGTCGGCAGCATCTTATTTTGTGCAGATCGATGACTTCATCGGGCGAACCCTGGGAATCGAGGCGCGCAAGCGCTATCGGGTGCTCATCGACGATCCGATCGCCGTGGCGCGTCATGTCGAGCAGGAAATCGAGGGCGTGCGGCTGTTCCGCAACCGCACCAAGGACGCCTACTACTTCAATTGGCGACTCAGGATTCCCACCGAATTGCAGCAGCCGTTCAAACCCACCCACGAAGCGATGCGCGATCTCGATCTGCACCGGGATCAGGCGCCGCACCGGCTGGCCGCCAATCTGCGTCGCGCGTTTTCCGGCGTCGTCGCCGGCAACGTCAAGTCCGACACGATCATGGCCATACAGGAACACGGGCCGTTCGAGATTCACGGCGACCCCGAGATCCTCCAGCCGCTGGACACCCTGCTCGAAGCTTTCGTGCAGCAGCACCGCATGAAGCTGCCGGGCAAGCGCTACGAGCCCTGCTATCGGGTCGTGGTCTAG